In Microbacterium enclense, the DNA window GGCGACAGCTTCCCCACGCGTCGTCTGCAGAGCACGTACCTCGACTGGTTCTGGCGACGTACTGTCGCCATCGCCCCGCCGGGAGTCGAGGTGCAGTGGCGATCGGGCACGGTGCAGTGGGTCGACGACACCCCCGAGGGGTACGAAGTGGCCCTCGACGACGGCATCCGCCTGCCCGCCGACGTCGTCGTGTACGCGCTCGGACACAACGGTCGCGAACCGGTGGGCGAAACCGTGGAACTGATCGAGGCCGCCACACGCGCGGGCCTCGTCTACGTGCCCCCGGCGTTCACCACCGACGCCGACCTCTCGGTGCTGGAGCCCGGGGCCGACGTGATCGTGCGCGGCATGGGACTGGCGGCGGTGGATGCCATCGTGCTGCTGGCCGAGGGGCGCGGCGGCCGCTTCGTCCGGTCCGCCGACGGGTCGCTGCGGTACGAACCGTCGGGGAAGGAGCCCCGCTTGCACCTCGGCTCGCGCCGAGGCGTGCCCTATCGCTCCAAGGTGTCGTCGGAGCTGCGGGGAGACGCGCCCGCGCGCGAGGTGCTGACCCCGGCCGCGATCGCCGCCCTGCTGGCGCGACCCGGTCCCGTCGACTTCCTCGACGACGTGTGGCCGCTCATCGCCCGCGAACTGGTGTGGGGCCATTACCGGGAGCTCTTCACCGGGCACCCGGAGCGCGTGCTCGTGCCCTGGGATCGGTTCCGAGAGACGCTGCGCGAGGTCGACGGAGACACCGCGGCTCTGCGGCGCGCCGCCGCCGAGGTCGTGCCCGATCCGCTCGACCGCTTCGACGTGCCCGCGCTGGATCTGCCGCTCGCCGGTCAGACGTTCCCGAATCCGCGCGAGGCGCACGAGCGTGTGCGTCGGCACATCGTCGACGATCTGCACCTGCGCACCGCGCCCGAGCGCAGTACCTCGCAGGCCCTGTTCCTCACGATCCTGCTGTCGTTCCTCGCGCTCGCCGACATCCCGACCGACCGCTGGAGCGCCCGGTCGCGCGCGGTGGACCTGCCGGTCACGTGGCACACCTTCTTCAGCTACGTCGCCTCGGGTCCGCCCGCGCATCGCCTCGAGGAGATCCTCGCCCTGGCCGACGCCGGGGTCGTCCGCTTCCTCGGCCCCGACGTGTCGGTGCGCGTCGAGGGTGAACGGTTCGTGGCGTCGTCCCCGCGAGTCGGTGGAGAGGTCGTCACGCGGGCGCTCGTCGACGCGTGGCTGCCCGGGACCGGGGCCGCCGCGAGCGACAACCCCGCCCTGCGCGAGCTCGCCAGCCGCCACGGCCGCGAGGTGCAGGTGAGCGACCACACCTTCACCGGCTCTCTCGGCCGCATCGACGTCGACCCCGACGGCCGGGTGATCGCGCGCGACGGCACGCCGCACGCGCGTCTCTTCGCGATCGGCCCGTTCACCGCCACCACCGAGGCAGGGGCCTTCACCCGCCCCCGGTCCGACTCGCTGTCGCTGCGTCAGACCGACCGCGTCGCCGGGGCCGTGGCCGAGGCGGTGGCGTCCGCGGAGCAGGCCCGCGCGTTCTCGCGCTGAGCCGCGCGGGGCCAGCGTTGAGTGTCCAGAACACCCGGACGCAACCTCGGGGGCGTCCGGGTGTTCTGGACACTCAGCGCCGCGCGGCGCGTCCCGGCGGCGCCCGGCGCTGGACACCCAGCCCCGCGCGGCGCGTGCCCGCAGCGCCCCGCGGCGACAGGGCGCGTGTCAGCGCAGGCGGCGGGCGACCTCGGCCATCGCCTCGGCGAACGACTCCTCGGCGCCCTCCCGGCCGCCCGACAGATTCACGCCGACCACTCCCGGGATCGCGAGCATCTCTTCGGCGAGCGCGACGGCCAGCGCGATGCCCTCGGCCCGCGGATCGGTCGCGGATCGTACCCGGTCGAGGAACCCGTCCGGCAGCACGAGGGTCGTGAACGATTCCAGCAACGCGGCCGAGGCGTGATCGACGACGACGGGCACGCACGGGATGTACAGCGTCTCCGTCGCGACCTCGTCGATGAACCGCCGCACGGGTGCCGCCCCGCCCGCGTGGTTGACGAAACAGACATCGGCGCCGGCCGCGAGCTTCTCGCGCAACCGGGCTGCGCGGCGCTCCACGGGCGGGGCGGCGGGAGAGGCGGCGACCGACACGACGTGCCCTGCGGCCCGCGCGAGAGCCGTCGCCTCGGTCGAGTCGAGGTCGAAGACGGGAGCCGCATCGGGCCGGTGGCCCGTGCGCGTGTGGTCGCCGGTGACGCAGTGCACCCCGGCCACTCCCTCGACGGCGAGCGCGGCGAGCTCCCCCTCGATCGCGACGCGGTTGCGATCGCGCATGTTCAAACCGCTCCACACGCCGAGCCCCCGTCGCTGCAACAGGTGCGCGCGGTACGCGGGAGGAAACTGCACCCGTGCGCTCCCCGCGTCACCGGCGAGAACGGCATCCACCTCTCCCGCGAGAACGGCGGCACAGGCGTCGATGGATGCCACGCTCACCGCGCGCGCCGGGAGGTCGGCCACGACCCACGCGCGCGTGCCGAGGGTTGCCAGAGTGTCGGCGGCGGCCGCGGTGCGGGGCGACGGAGCCGGCACCGACGCACGGTCGATCCCCGTCCACGGCACCGTCGGTCGGTGCAGGAACGCGCAGCGGTGGGCGGCGTCGATCTCGCACGAGCCGTCGAAGCCGACCCCGCCGCAGGGGCCGTACTCCATGCGCTTCGGGCACGCGTCGATGAGGGGCAGCGAGCTCATGGCCGGGAGTGTACGGAGCGTGTGTTTCGGCGAATGTTCATGGCGGCAACATCGCCGAAACGCGCGCTGCCTACGCTCGGCGGTACCCGCAGCATCCCGGAGGCACCCATGATCACGGCCGGCACCACCTTCGGTTCCGACGTCGACGCGACCGACGCGCTCGTCGACGACCCCCTCGCGTTGATGGTGCAGTGGCTGCCGTCGCACGACAGCGAGCTGCGTCCCCTCGCCGCCCTCTCGACCATCGGGCTCGACGGCATCCCGTCGTTGCGTCACGTTCTCGTCAGCGACAGGGATGCCGCGGGCCTGACCTTCCACACCGACCAGGCCAGTGCGAAGGTCGCCGAGATCGCAGCGAACCCGGTCGCCGCGATGGCCGTGGCGTGGCCGGAGGTCGGCCGCCAGCTCGTCGTCCGCGGAATCGTCGAGCGGGTGAGCACCGCGGAAGCGGCGGCGGTGTACCGCCAACGGTCGCGGTACCTGCAGCTGCTCGCCTGGCTGAACACCCGCGAGAACGCCCATCTCGACGCTCCCTCTCGCCAGCACCTGTGGGCCGAGTTCGACGCGGCCCACCCGACGCTCGACCCGCCGCCGCGCTGGGTCGGCTTCCGTCTGCGCCCCCTCACCCTGACGTTCTGGCGCGGCGACCCGATCGGGCAGAGCACGCGCCAGCACTACACGCTCGACGACGGCCGCTGGTCGGGGCAGATCCTGGCGGGCTGACATGGACATCACCACCGTCACCTCGTACCGCGCGGCCCGCACCCGCGCCGACCTCGCGCTCGCCCCCGGCGAGGTCGTCATGGCCGGAGGCACGTGGCTCATGAGTGAGCCGCAGCCCGCGACCACCGGCTTCGTCGACCTCACGACCCTCGACTGGCCCGACCTCGAGGTCAGTGCGGCGGGCCTGCGGATCGGCGCCACCTGCACCATCGCACGCCTGCTCGCGTGGGCCGAGTCCGAAGCGCCCGCGGAGTGGACCTCCCTTGCGCTCGCGCGCCCCTCCGCCGATGCCCTGCTGGCATCGTTCAAGATCTGGAACACCGCGACGGTGGGCGGCAACGTCTGCCAGGCGTTCGCCGCGGGGGCGATGATCGCCATGCTCGCGACGCTGGATGCCACGGCCCTCGTCTGGACGCCCGACGGCGGCGAGCGCGAGATCGCCGTGGCCGAGCTGGTCATCGACAATCAGGCGACCTCGCTCGCGCCCGGAGAGATCGTGCGCGCCCTCGACGTGCCCGCCCACGCGCTGCGCTCGCGTGTCGGGCTGCAGAAGATCGCCCTCGCCGAACTCGGCCGATCGGGCGCGGTCGTGACGGCACGCGTCGACCCGGACGGGGCAGCGGTGTTCGTCGTGACCGCCGCGGTGCGTCGGCCGCGCGTGCTCCGCTTCGCGCGCGTGCCGGGTGCCGGGGAGCTTCGGGATGCCGTGGCCTCCGCCACCGACTTCTACACCGACCCGCTCGGCAGCGCCGACTGGCGGCGAGGGGTGAGCATGGTGCTCGCCGAGCGCCTGCGCGCGGGGTTCGCGCCGCAGCCGGCGGAGGGTGCCGCGTGACCGCCGCCTCCCGCGCCGCCGTCGACGTCTCGCGCTCCGGAGGAGCACGCGCGGACGCGCCGTCCGGCCGACGGCACACAGCGGGATCGACCATGTTCTCCGGAGCCCGGCACCGGGTACCCATCCGCGAAGAGGGAGCCGCGTGAAGTTCGAAGTCAACGGGGTGCTGGTCGAGGCCGAGCCCCGCGCGGGTCAATGCGCGCGCACGCTGCTGCGCGAGAGCGGTCACGTCGAGGTGAAGAAGGGCTGCGACGCGGGCGACTGCGGCGCCTGCTCGGTGCTGCTCGACGGTGAGCCGACGCACTCGTGCATCGTGCCCGCGATGCGGCTGGAGGGCCGTGCGATCACGACGGCGGCGGGGCTCGCCCCCGGCGACGAGCTTCATCCGGTACAGGAGGCCATCGCCGGCGGCTTCGGGTTCCAGTGCGGCTTCTGCTCTCCCGGCATGAGCGTCACGGCATCCACTCTCACCGCCGATGACCTCCCCGACCTCGACCGCCGGATGAAGGGCAACCTCTGCCGGTGCACGGGCTATCGTCCGATCCGCGAGGCGATCCGCGCGTCGGTGCTGGGGCCGGTGCGCGAGACCGGCGCCTGCGCGGCGCCCTCCCCCGGCGAGACGCGCGAGGTGCGCGCCGATTCCCTCCCCTCGCGACCGTGTGGCGCGACTCATCACGGAACGGACCGGCGAGAGGAAAGCGGGCGCGTCGGGACCTCCGTCGTCCCCGAGGCCGCGCGGCGTATCGTCCAGGGTCGCGAACCGTTCACGTTCGACGAGCCCGTGCCGGGCGGCCCCCCGCTCGTGCTGCGCGTCGTCACCTCTCCGCACGCCCACGCGCGCATCGTCTCGATCGACACGACCGCGGCCCTCGCGATCCCCGGTGTCGTCGCCGTCTTCACGCACGAAGACGTCCCCGACATCCGCTACTCCAGCGGCCGACACGAGCACCGCACCGACGATCCCGACGACACCCGCATGCTCGACGACGTGGTCCGCCACGTCGGCCAGCGGGTGGTCGCCGTCGTGGGAGAGACGGCGGAGGCGGCGGATGCCGGATGCCGCGCGATCCGCATCGAGTACGACGTGCTGCCCGCCGTCTTCGACCCCGAGGACGCGCGGCGACCCGGCGCTCCCCTGCTGCATCCCGACCGCACGCCCGACGAGCGGGTGATGGATGCCGCACGCAACGTCGTCGCCGGTTTCCACGAGGGGTTCGGCGGTGACGTCGACGCGGCGTTGGCCGCCAGCCACACGACCGTCACGGGCGAGTGGCGCTCCGCCCGGGTGACGCACGCGGCGCTCGAGACGCACGGCGCGGTCGGCTGGCTCGACGACGACGGACGCCTCGTCATCCGCTCGTCCACCCAGGTGCCGTTCCTCGCCCGCAACGAGCTCGCCCACATCTTCGCCCTCGAGCCCGATCGCATCCGCGTCTACGCCACGCGCGTCGGCGGCGGCTTCGGCGGCAAGCAGGAGATCTTCACCGAAGACCTCACGGCCCTGGCCGTGCTGAAGCTCGGGCGCCCGGTGGCGTACGAGTTCTCGCGCACCGACCAGTTCGTGCGCGCCTCGCTGCGGCATCCGATGCGCGTCCGGGTCACCCTCGGATCGGATGCCGTCGGCACCCTCACCGCGATGAAGCTCGACGTCCTCAGCGACACCGGCGCCTACGGCAACCACGCCATCGGTGTGCTGTTCCACTCGTGCGCCGAATCGACGACGCTCTACCGCGTCCCGGTGAAATGGATCGACGCGGAGGCGGTCTACACGAACAACCCGCCCTCGGGAGCCTTCCGCGGGTACGGCCTCGGTCAGGTGGTGTTCGCCGTCGAGTCGGCGATGGACGCGCTGGCAGAGGAGCTCGACATCGACCCCTTCGACCTGCGCCGGATCAACGCCGTCCGCGAGGGCGACCCCCTGCACCCCGATACCGACGAGAAGTACGAGGAAGACCTCATCTGGGGCAGCTACGGCCTCGACCAGTGCCTCGATCTCACGCAGGACGCACTGCGGCGCGGCAACGGGGTGGACGCCCCTGCCGGCTGGCTCGTCGGTGAGGGCATGGCCGCGGCGATGATCGCCACGATGGCTCCGCGCGGGCACATCGCCCACACGACCGCGACGCTTCGCCCCGACGGCACCTACCTGCTGCGCGTCGGCACGGCCGAGTTCGGCAACGGCACCTCCACGGTGCACCGGCAGATCGCCGCGACCGTGCTCGACGCGGCCCCCCAACGCCTCGAGTTGTGGGCCGCCGACACCGACGCCGTCCGCCACGACACCGGGGCCTTCGCCTCGGCCGGCACGACCGTCGCGGGCAAGGCGCTGCACGCGGCGTGCACGGTGCTGCGGCGGCGGATGGTCGCGATCGCCGAAGAACTGGCGGGAACGGATGCCACGACCGGCGCGGGCGAGGGGGCGGCGGAGCTCGTGGCATCCGGGGTCCGTGTCGGGGGCACGGTCGTGTCGTGGGAGCGGATCATCGCGGCGGCGCCCGCGGACTTCCGCGACGACGACGGACTCACCGCCGACGGTGCCGAGTTCGGCGACCTGCGTTCGCTCGCCTTCAACGTGCATGCCGCCCGCGTGGCTGTCGACCCCGAGACGGGCACGGTGAAGGTGCTGCAGTCGATCCAGTCCGCCGATGCGGGCGTGGTCATCAACCCGGCCCAGTGCCGCGGTCAGATCGAGGGTGGTGCCGCCCAAGCCCTCGGCGGTGCGCTCTACGAAGAGGTGATGCTCGAGAACGGCGTGGTGCAGAATCCCGTGTTCCGCACGTATCGGGTCCCGCAGTTCGCCGACGTCCCCGACACCGAGGTGTACTTCGCCGAGACCGACGACACCCTGGGTCCGTTCGGCGCGAAGTCGATGAGCGAGTCGCCGTACAACCCCGTCGGTGCCGCGATCGGCAACGCCGTCTCGCGCGCGCTCGGGCGACGCGGGTACGAGCTGCCGTTCTCTCGCGACCGCGTGTGGCGTCTGGCCGCGGGCCCCGATCTCGCGGGCACCCGCTAGCGTGTGACCGACGGCCCCCGTCGATCGAAAGGCTGCCGTGACCGCGTTCCTGCCCCTGCCCCGGCCCCGCGCCGAGGGGGAAAGCCTGCGGGTGCAGCATGGTCTGCTCCGCTACGTGCGCGAGGCCGCGGCATCCGGTTCGCCCCTCCCCGGGGAGCTCGACCTGACCGCCCGACTGGGGTGCACGCGTCAGCAGTTGCGCCGCGCGATGGCGGCGCTCGAGGCCCAAGGGATCGTGCGGCGCCGCCAGGGTTCGGTCACCACCGTCGATCCCATCGCCCTGCGCCTCAGCGTGCGTCTGGAGGAGCAGTTCGAGCACACCGAACTGCTGGACCGCCTGGGGTACCGGGCCGAGGTCGAGACGCTCTCGATCCACCAGATCGAACTCGGGGCCGAGTCCGGGGCGGCGATGGAGCTGGGCGCGACCTCTCCCGCACTGGCCGTCCGCAAGCGGTGGCGGGCCGACGGCACGGTGGCGATGATCGCGGACGACGTGGTGCCGCTGGAGAACGGGATGCCGGACGACCCCGAGGAGTCGGTCTTCACCGTCGCCGCCCGCGTCTGGGGCGAGCCGATCATCTGGGAGGTCGCCACTCCGGGGGTCTCGACACTCGATGCCGAGCTGGCAGAGCTGTTCGAGCGCCCCGTGGGTACCCCGGTCATGACGCTGGAGGTCATCGGCATCGGTGCGAGTGGCCGCCGCCTCCTGCACAGCCGCGAGTACCACGACCCGACCCTGGTGTCGTACGCGCTCGTGCGCACGGTGCGACCGCCGTGGGGAGGGGCGGCGCGCGCACCGCGCACCTGATCGCCCGCGGCACGTCGGGACCGCTCAGCCCCAGAAGCCCTCGTGCGCCCGCGCGGCCTCGTCTTCGAGCAGCGGACCGATGACCTCGATGGGCCGCTGACCGCGAGCGAACACCTCGCGGCAGGGCAACGAGAAGGTCGGGTTCTCGGGGTGATCGCCGGTCAGCACGAGGAGGCGCTCCTCGGACAGCGCGTAGACGACGCGGTCGATGCCGCACCAGTACGCCGCACCCGCGCACATCGCGCAGGGCTCCGCGCTCGTGTACAGCGTCGTGCCCGCCATCGCCTCGGGTCCGAGCACACGGAAGGCCGCCGCCACGGCGCGCAACTCGGCGTGCTGCGTCGGGTCGCCCTCCGGGGGGAGCGAATTGTTGCCGGCGGAGCTGACGATCTCTCCCGACGCAGTCGCCACGAGGGATCCGAACGGGTGGGTGCCCGCCTCGCGAGCGTGTTCGGCGAGAGCGATGCTCTGCCGGAGCAGGGCAAGGTCGGCGGGAGGAAACGACAGGGTGTCCTCGGTTGTCATATGTCTCCTTGTGAACAAGTACTACGTCAGATTTGAACGTGACGGTGAATTACCCCACGATCATGCCAAAGCATTTCTCCAAAGTTACAGATGTCGAAAGCTCCTGCGACGACTTGTCAACAAGTGCCGCGACCTGGCTAGCCTGCGAGACAACCGAACGAAAGAGTTCCATGTCCCGAGACTCCTCCCCCGCGCGCATCGACGAGGCGGCGATCCGCGCTCTGCCCAAGGCGGAGGTCCACGTCCACCTCGAGGGCACGTTCGCGCTCGCCGACATCCTCTTCCTCGCGAAGGAGAACGACGAACACCTCCCGGGTCCCGCCGCGTCCCTGTTCGACATCACCACCCACGACGCCTTCGCCACCCCCGCGGTGAGCACCGGGGGCGGCATCGGAGCGGGGGCTGCGGGGCTGAGCGGCTTCCTGCGCTTTCTCGACTGGCAGTGCGGGCTCGTCCGCACCCCCGCTCAGGCGGCGCGTGTGGCGTACTCCTTCGCCGCCCGTCAGAGCGCGTCCGGGGTGCGCTACTCCGACGTCATCGTCAATCCCACGCACTGGAACGCCTGGCGGGGCCGCGAGGTCGCGCTCATGCGTGCCCTGGCCGCCGGCTTCGACGAGGCCGAACAGGATGGCCTGTGCGCCGTCGGCATCGCCTACTCGCTGCTGCGCGGGCAGTCGGCTGCCTCCGCGGTCGACGCGGTCGACGACCTCGCGGCCGCCCGCCCCGACCGTGTCGTCGCCCTCTCGATCGACGGCGACGAGATGGTGACCGGGCGCACGGGAGAGAAGTTCCGCGAGGCGTTCGACCGCGCTCGCGCGGTCGGCCTGCATCGAACCGTCCACGCCGGCGAGTCCAGCGGCCCGGACGGCGTGTGGGACGCGCTCGACCTCCTGCACGCGGAACGCATCGATCACGGTGTGCGGGCGGTCGAGGATCCGGCGCTGCTCGCGCGTCTCGCGGCGGACGGCATCAGTCTCGGCGTCTGCCCGCGTTCGAACCTCACGCTCGGCATCTACCGATCGTGGGACGAACACCCCCTGCCGCGTCTGCTCGCCGCCGGCGTCGCGGTCACCCTCAACACCGACGACCCCGCCCCTCTGGGTTCGTGCCTCGAGGCGGACTGGGCGGTCACCGCGCAGCAGTACGGCTTCGACCACACCGACCTGCTCGGGTTCGCGGCGCGCTCGATCGAGGCGTCCTTCGCCGACGATGACCGCAAGGCCTCCCTTCGAGCCGAACTGGCTCAGGTCCACGCCGCACCGACCGCGGGAGCGCTGTCGTCGTGATCCGATCGCGCCTCGCCGTCGTCCTCGCCGTCGTCGCCGGCGCGGTGATGGTCGGC includes these proteins:
- a CDS encoding FAD/NAD(P)-binding protein; protein product: MTDLVIVGAGPRAVMLVERLLARRTRTASSPLNITLVDPYPPGAGRIWRRAQSPLLKLNSMARDVTVFTDETSTIAGPVRSGPSLIEWAERVRDGRIPDAQIDDPDLEAELHALRGDSFPTRRLQSTYLDWFWRRTVAIAPPGVEVQWRSGTVQWVDDTPEGYEVALDDGIRLPADVVVYALGHNGREPVGETVELIEAATRAGLVYVPPAFTTDADLSVLEPGADVIVRGMGLAAVDAIVLLAEGRGGRFVRSADGSLRYEPSGKEPRLHLGSRRGVPYRSKVSSELRGDAPAREVLTPAAIAALLARPGPVDFLDDVWPLIARELVWGHYRELFTGHPERVLVPWDRFRETLREVDGDTAALRRAAAEVVPDPLDRFDVPALDLPLAGQTFPNPREAHERVRRHIVDDLHLRTAPERSTSQALFLTILLSFLALADIPTDRWSARSRAVDLPVTWHTFFSYVASGPPAHRLEEILALADAGVVRFLGPDVSVRVEGERFVASSPRVGGEVVTRALVDAWLPGTGAAASDNPALRELASRHGREVQVSDHTFTGSLGRIDVDPDGRVIARDGTPHARLFAIGPFTATTEAGAFTRPRSDSLSLRQTDRVAGAVAEAVASAEQARAFSR
- a CDS encoding methylenetetrahydrofolate reductase C-terminal domain-containing protein; protein product: MSSLPLIDACPKRMEYGPCGGVGFDGSCEIDAAHRCAFLHRPTVPWTGIDRASVPAPSPRTAAAADTLATLGTRAWVVADLPARAVSVASIDACAAVLAGEVDAVLAGDAGSARVQFPPAYRAHLLQRRGLGVWSGLNMRDRNRVAIEGELAALAVEGVAGVHCVTGDHTRTGHRPDAAPVFDLDSTEATALARAAGHVVSVAASPAAPPVERRAARLREKLAAGADVCFVNHAGGAAPVRRFIDEVATETLYIPCVPVVVDHASAALLESFTTLVLPDGFLDRVRSATDPRAEGIALAVALAEEMLAIPGVVGVNLSGGREGAEESFAEAMAEVARRLR
- a CDS encoding pyridoxamine 5'-phosphate oxidase family protein; its protein translation is MITAGTTFGSDVDATDALVDDPLALMVQWLPSHDSELRPLAALSTIGLDGIPSLRHVLVSDRDAAGLTFHTDQASAKVAEIAANPVAAMAVAWPEVGRQLVVRGIVERVSTAEAAAVYRQRSRYLQLLAWLNTRENAHLDAPSRQHLWAEFDAAHPTLDPPPRWVGFRLRPLTLTFWRGDPIGQSTRQHYTLDDGRWSGQILAG
- a CDS encoding FAD binding domain-containing protein, with product MDITTVTSYRAARTRADLALAPGEVVMAGGTWLMSEPQPATTGFVDLTTLDWPDLEVSAAGLRIGATCTIARLLAWAESEAPAEWTSLALARPSADALLASFKIWNTATVGGNVCQAFAAGAMIAMLATLDATALVWTPDGGEREIAVAELVIDNQATSLAPGEIVRALDVPAHALRSRVGLQKIALAELGRSGAVVTARVDPDGAAVFVVTAAVRRPRVLRFARVPGAGELRDAVASATDFYTDPLGSADWRRGVSMVLAERLRAGFAPQPAEGAA
- a CDS encoding molybdopterin-dependent oxidoreductase, which gives rise to MKFEVNGVLVEAEPRAGQCARTLLRESGHVEVKKGCDAGDCGACSVLLDGEPTHSCIVPAMRLEGRAITTAAGLAPGDELHPVQEAIAGGFGFQCGFCSPGMSVTASTLTADDLPDLDRRMKGNLCRCTGYRPIREAIRASVLGPVRETGACAAPSPGETREVRADSLPSRPCGATHHGTDRREESGRVGTSVVPEAARRIVQGREPFTFDEPVPGGPPLVLRVVTSPHAHARIVSIDTTAALAIPGVVAVFTHEDVPDIRYSSGRHEHRTDDPDDTRMLDDVVRHVGQRVVAVVGETAEAADAGCRAIRIEYDVLPAVFDPEDARRPGAPLLHPDRTPDERVMDAARNVVAGFHEGFGGDVDAALAASHTTVTGEWRSARVTHAALETHGAVGWLDDDGRLVIRSSTQVPFLARNELAHIFALEPDRIRVYATRVGGGFGGKQEIFTEDLTALAVLKLGRPVAYEFSRTDQFVRASLRHPMRVRVTLGSDAVGTLTAMKLDVLSDTGAYGNHAIGVLFHSCAESTTLYRVPVKWIDAEAVYTNNPPSGAFRGYGLGQVVFAVESAMDALAEELDIDPFDLRRINAVREGDPLHPDTDEKYEEDLIWGSYGLDQCLDLTQDALRRGNGVDAPAGWLVGEGMAAAMIATMAPRGHIAHTTATLRPDGTYLLRVGTAEFGNGTSTVHRQIAATVLDAAPQRLELWAADTDAVRHDTGAFASAGTTVAGKALHAACTVLRRRMVAIAEELAGTDATTGAGEGAAELVASGVRVGGTVVSWERIIAAAPADFRDDDGLTADGAEFGDLRSLAFNVHAARVAVDPETGTVKVLQSIQSADAGVVINPAQCRGQIEGGAAQALGGALYEEVMLENGVVQNPVFRTYRVPQFADVPDTEVYFAETDDTLGPFGAKSMSESPYNPVGAAIGNAVSRALGRRGYELPFSRDRVWRLAAGPDLAGTR
- a CDS encoding GntR family transcriptional regulator, giving the protein MTAFLPLPRPRAEGESLRVQHGLLRYVREAAASGSPLPGELDLTARLGCTRQQLRRAMAALEAQGIVRRRQGSVTTVDPIALRLSVRLEEQFEHTELLDRLGYRAEVETLSIHQIELGAESGAAMELGATSPALAVRKRWRADGTVAMIADDVVPLENGMPDDPEESVFTVAARVWGEPIIWEVATPGVSTLDAELAELFERPVGTPVMTLEVIGIGASGRRLLHSREYHDPTLVSYALVRTVRPPWGGAARAPRT
- a CDS encoding nucleoside deaminase is translated as MTTEDTLSFPPADLALLRQSIALAEHAREAGTHPFGSLVATASGEIVSSAGNNSLPPEGDPTQHAELRAVAAAFRVLGPEAMAGTTLYTSAEPCAMCAGAAYWCGIDRVVYALSEERLLVLTGDHPENPTFSLPCREVFARGQRPIEVIGPLLEDEAARAHEGFWG
- the add gene encoding adenosine deaminase, whose translation is MSRDSSPARIDEAAIRALPKAEVHVHLEGTFALADILFLAKENDEHLPGPAASLFDITTHDAFATPAVSTGGGIGAGAAGLSGFLRFLDWQCGLVRTPAQAARVAYSFAARQSASGVRYSDVIVNPTHWNAWRGREVALMRALAAGFDEAEQDGLCAVGIAYSLLRGQSAASAVDAVDDLAAARPDRVVALSIDGDEMVTGRTGEKFREAFDRARAVGLHRTVHAGESSGPDGVWDALDLLHAERIDHGVRAVEDPALLARLAADGISLGVCPRSNLTLGIYRSWDEHPLPRLLAAGVAVTLNTDDPAPLGSCLEADWAVTAQQYGFDHTDLLGFAARSIEASFADDDRKASLRAELAQVHAAPTAGALSS